Within Patescibacteria group bacterium, the genomic segment GGTGAGGATTCCAACATTAAAACTAGCAATCAAGAGCAAGAAAATACAGGAATGCCAAAGGGGGCATCGCCACGAAGTGAAACTGCCAAAGAAAACATGGGCGCGGTTTCTTTAAAGGTTGAGGAGTTACTCACCACCAAAGTTACACAAGGAGGTATTGGTGAACAAGTAAGACTGGTGGCTCAAGAGCAAAAACAAGCTCAAGATAGGATCAGTGCCGGGCTGGAAAAAATCGACAGCAGGGGCGGTCTGCTTAAATCTTTAATTGGTCCCAACTATTTGGCTCTAAAGAATATGCAGGAGCAGATGGAGCAAAACAGGTTGCGGATTATGCAACTTGAGAAACTTGAGATCCAACTTGTGAATTTGGGCGATGCGGCTCTTGTGCAAGAGACAATTCAGACACTAACCGAGCAAAACACAGCACTTATAGATAAGGTGGCTTTGGAGGAGCAATCTAGCAGTTTGCTGGGGTGGTTATTTAAGATTCTGGCTAAGTAGATGCACTATATCTATCTGGTGCGTTGTGTGGATAATTCCTTGTACTGTGGGCAAACCACGGATTTGTCTCGTCGTGTCAATGAGCATAATTTTGATGGTAAAAAATCTGCCAAGTACACCAAAGGCAGAAGACCAGTAATTCTCGTCTATTCTGAAGAATTTGCCACATTCTCTGAAGCCTTAAAACGGGAATTAAAAATTAAACGCCTTCCAAAAGCAAAAAAGGAGGTCTTGGTTAATTCGGGATACTCCCATGAAAAACGCAATTATTTTATTGGAATTGTCCCAAATGGGACAGACCCGATTTAGACAACCAGTTCTTTTTAGTAAGTATCGTGGGAACTATCAAAACTGTAGTTAGAGACCAGAGACCGACCAAGTATCCGGCTAAGACATCAGTTGGGTAATGGACGCCTAAATAAACTCGGCTAAATCCGATTAGTGTAACCCAAATACAGACACCCATTACGGAATATAATTTAATCGATCTGCTTTTACCGTAACGGGAAATGTAATAAACAATCATTCCATAAAGAAAAATATTGTTCATAGCATGACCCGAGGGGTAGGAAAAATCGTGTAGTACCGTCAAAGCGGAAACATTTGGGCGCGGTATCATAAAAATTAATTTTAGTGCGTGGTTTGCTATTTCCACAATTATTAGCGACAGGGAAAAAATCACTGCATCTCTTTGGTGTTTTTTAATAACTAAAAATAAAACTACCAAAAGTGATATCACTATCCCAGCGTATATGTCACCGAGGAAAGAAATCACAGACATCACAGTCGTCAAAAGTGATGTTCGTAAAGAATAAACAAAAAATGAGAACGATTGATCAAAGCTGTGTGTTTTTCCTGTTAAAACAGCAAGCGTTAGCAGAACGAATAATGAGAGGAGAGTTAGATTTAGAAGAATCTTTTTTGAGTAAGTCATGAGAAAACGGTTTGAGACTTTTTAAGAAAGAATCGTTTTATTTTCTCCCAATCGTAGTCTTTTAACATTGTAACCTTATCTTGAGCGTCATCAAAATAAGTTAAACTTTTAGCCAAATGGATAAAGTTATAATTTTTTTTGGCAACCTTTTCTCTAAACATTTCTAATAACCCATCAAGTGGAATAACTTCTTGGGTTATAAAATAAAGGTCCACAAAATCTTTTTTAAGTCCTCGACCCGAAATAGCATCCAATTTCATACACCCAACATCTACTGGGTTTGCAATGCTAATACCTAAAAAATCATCTGTGGGTTTTAGAAGAGGCAACTCGTAATAAAAAAAGCTTAATTTTGTCCCATTAAAATTGCCCAAGAATGTTTTTGTGGTTTGCACATCTACAGTTAAAGTTCCAAGGGAAGAAAGGGAATTAACAATTTGGAACAGATCAAAATTTTTGTTGGAGAAAAAGTCCAAATCCTCCGAAATTCGATGACCTAGGTTTAACGCCAGAGAGCTACCTCCCGCAAGGTAAAAATCTTTGGCAAGACCCGATTTGCCTAATAAGGCCAGATTTTTTCTAGTTGTTTCGTTAAGGGCTTTTGGAAACATTTTGTTTGGTCCTTTGGGATACCAAAATAATATGTCCAGTAATTGGCGCTTTTTTTTGATATTTCCCTTGAGTTTATTAGCGTTTCAACGATTAAGTTTTTGTCAAAATTGGCAAAAAGCCATTCAACAGCTTTTGTATCTCCTAAGTCCAGAACTCTTGAGATAAGATGGGGATAAAATTCTTTTTGTGCGGGGTTATCTAATTTTGCTTCCCAAAAGTACTTTTGGATGTAATTTGGTATTTCCATAATGGTAACTATATTTTACCACGATATTAGTTACACATGATATACTTTTTACATGCAAAACATTGTTATCTGTGGGGGACACCACAATTCTGCCTTACCACTAGCCAAAAAATTTAAAGAAAATGGTTACCAGGTAATTTTCGTGGGGCACAAAACCACGCAAAAAAATAATCGCGAATTGAGTAGTGAGTATAAAGAAGTTACTGGATACGGTTTTTCGTTTGTAAATCTTATTGCACCCAAATTCTATAGAAACAAAAATCCCCTAAAATATTTTCTATTGATATTTTCTCTGGTCAATGCTCTTGCGATTTTAATTAAATATCATCCTAAACTGGTTTTAAGTTACGGGGGGTATTTGGCGGTTCCAGTATGTTTAGTTGCAAAAGTATTGCAAGTTAAGATTGCTACTCACGAGCAAACAGTAACTATTGGAATGGCGAATAAACTAATTGCTAAAGTTGCAGATAAAGTTTTTCTCTCATGGTCCACGACCATTTCCCTTGGTGAGAAATATCACTTCGTTGGTTTACCGTTACGGGAAGAAATACTTTCTATCCTACCCCGCAAAAAATACGGTGAGTTTAGGACATTATTTATTACTGGTGGAAAACAGGCAAGCCATATTTTTAATGAGTTTGTATTTGCCAATATTGATAACTTGGTATCTCAATTTAGAATTATCCATCAAACAGCTAAGAATTCCCAAAACAACGACTATAGCCTAGCGCAAATCTTGATGGAAAAATACGGTAAAAATAAATATTTGGCGTTTGATTATTGTTACGGGGAAGACTACAGCAAAGTGCTACAAGAATCCGATTTTTTGCTCTCGCGATCGGGGGCTCACATTACTTACGAAATGGCTCATCTTAAAATTCCAGCAATTTTAGTTCCTATTCCTTGGGTTTCGCAAAACGAGCAAATGTTAAATGCCCAAACGGCAAAAAACTATTTTCCTAGTGTAATTTTGGAGGAGAAAGATTTAAATTGGGAAAATTTCATCGATTCCGCTACAAAGTTAAAAGAAATTACACATCAAGATAAACATTACAAGACTGTACCAACAGATGCTGGGGAGAAAATGTTTGAGATTTTGTCATCTAATTTATGATACCTTTGCGTGATCACAACTACCACATCACCACTCCCATAATCACCAACATTATAATTGGTCTTAATGTGGTGGTTTTTTTGTTCACACTGCTTGCTCCCCACGGTTTGGGGGATTATATTGCTTACTCGTACTCAATTATCCCCGCTCGTTTAGATTTAATTACCCTTATAACCTCGCAATTTTTGCACGCCAGCTTTGGGCATATTATTGGCAACATGTTGTTTTTACATATCTTTGGCCATAGTTTAGAAGACTATTTCGGGCATGTTAAGTTTTTACTTTTTTACCTTTTTTGTGGGGTTGTGGCCGGTCTTGGTCAAGTTGCGGTTTCTCCAGGGTCGCTAGTTCCAATTCTTGGGGCAAGTGGAGCAATTGCTGGTCTTATGGGGGCTTATTTGGTGCTGTTTCCCTATTCGGAGGTTGATGTGTTTATTCCCTTTGGTTTGTTTTCGCAAACTGCCACGGTTTCGGCAAAGTTTATGCTTTTATATTGGGTTGGAGCGCAATTTTTGTATGGAATTGGATCAATTGGTATTGGCGGGGGTGGAATTGCTTATACAGCGCATATTGTAGGTTTTGGAATAGGTTGGCTTATAGCGAAAAAACTGCCACCCAAGCCCGAAATTATCCCCCCCAGTAGCAACTATTGGCAATCAAGATTTTGATGTGAAAATATAAAATATGAAAGTGCTTATAATCAATGGTTCACATAGAAAAGGAAATACGGATATTATTACTAACAAAGTAAAAGAAGAGCTCGTAATCAACCAAATAGAAACAATGGAACTTGTTCTAAGAGATATAGAAATAAAACTTCCCGATGGTTGTGAGCAGTGTGCGAATGGAGGGGTTTGTCCAAATGTAAAAGACGAATTTTCGGAAAATATTGAACCTGCAATAAGAGATTACGATATTTATATTATTGCAACTCCAACTTGGAGTGATAATGTCACACCCCTAACGAAAATATTTTGGGACAGAATTGTTTCTTGGTGTAGCGAAGATAAAATGTATTTAAAGAATAAAAAACTAGCGGTGATAACTCACGGAATGGCAAATGATAAATCCTGGGACAATGTTATAAACTGGGTTAAAAGCATTTGTGTTTGGGAACAATGCAAATTTGGTAGTAGTTTAACTGCAAAATCCGGAGGAAAAGTTGGCGATATTGAACTGAAAGAAGGTAAAGTAAAGAGCTTTGTTTTGGAATTAATAAAGCAATAAAACCTTTCTAGGTAAAGATACTATTTAGGCTCGGAGCCAAATTGAGCCTATTTTTTTTGCTACAACTACAACATTAAAACCGCACTTCAAATAATGCTTTAATGGCAAGATATTATCGGGTACTACCCGATTCGGGTAGTACCCGCATTCCGACAATGAAAAATCTCCTTTTGCACATTCAGTTATCTATGCAGTCGTCGACAATTTGTCGACGACTTAATTCGTGGTAAAATTCAACCATGATATCAAGACAAAAGATAGAAAAAATTAGAGAAATTTGTCAGTCACAACCAATTGAATTTTTGGGTCTTTTTGGTTCCATGGCAAGGCAGGAACAAACCAAAACCAGCGATGTAGACTTACTTATAAGGTATCAAAATACCAGCCATCCAAGTATTTCCGACCATGTAAGAATAGAAGATCAGTTAGAAAATGCTTTAAAAAGAAATGTTGATTTGGTAACCGAAAAATCTTTAAACGAGAGGTTAAAACCCTATGTTTACAAAGACCTTATAACCATATATGGAAAAAGATGACGCTGTATATTTGGATGATAAAGAATACCTTAAGCTTGCTATAGAAAACTCTAAAAAATCAACGGATGCAGGTAATTTTCCCGCCGGGGCATTGGTGGTAAAAAACGAAAAGATCCTATCTTCCACTGTTAGTTCTCCTTACCCTGGTCTATTTCACGCCGACTCAAAAGCAATTACGGAAGCTTTTAGTAAAAACGGTTATTTAGAAGGGTCAACACTATACGTTGGTTTAGAATCTTGTTTAATGTGGTACTAGCATAGCCTACTGGGCAGGGATTGAAAGGATTGTTTATGCCGTTTCCAAATCTGAAGTGTCTGGTAATTATTACGAAATGTCAGAGAGCAATCGTCACTTGTTCGAGAGATTCAACAGAAAAATAAAGTTCGTACATATTAGGGGGTTGGAAAAGGAAGCCTTAAAGATTATTAGGCAATGGGAGATAAAGCAAAGCAACTAAATCAACATCTCTTTAGCAATTTCGATTCTTTTTAGGGTTTCAGATTTTCCGAGCACTTCTATTACTTCTCCAAGCGGAGGAGAGAAAGAACCGCCACAAAGAGCAATTCGAATAGGCATAAAAAACTGGCGGGGAGGTGTCCCCGATTCTTTTTGGAACTTGTGAAGCTCTTCGTCAATCTCTTTGGCAATCCAATGAGCGGGCTTTAAGTTGCTTAAGTAAGTTAAGTTAGTTGCGGTTAAGGGAGCCGACAATTTTGATTCTGAAAGCATTAATTTTATCAGCTCCTCCTTAGGCGTTTTTGTCTCATTAAAAAAATACCCCGCCAAATCCCAAAATTCATTAAGTCGTTTTAGGCGGTCTTTAATAAGAGGTAACACTTTATCCAATATCATCCCATCAAGATTTTTAATTGTAGTATCGAATTGAATTAATTTGTTTTTTAATTCCTCAACAGAAAGGTTTCTAATATAAACGCCGTTTATCCAATCAAGTTTTACAATATCAAAAACAGGGGCAGCCATCCGAACATCCTCAAATTTAAATTCTTTAATCATGGTATCCAAATCAAAAATTTCTTTTTCTTTATCTCTGCCCCAAATAGTTAGTGCCAAAAAGTTAATTAAAGCCTCTGGAAGGTAACCCTGTTCCTTGTACCAAAAAACCGAAGTGTGACCTTTGCGTTTAGAAAGTTTACTTTTATCCAAATTTCTAAATAATGGCAGATGAACCCAAATAGGCTCCTGCCATCCAAAATAGCGATATAAAAGAACATGTTTGGGAGCTGATGACAACCACTCCTCGCCTCTTATCACATACGTTATTCCCATCAAATGATCATCCACTGTAGCAGCCAGATGGTAGGTTGGAAATCCATCGGATTTAATTAAAACCTGATCGTCAACAGAGTCGGAATTAAAGTGCACATCGCCTCTTAGCAAATCTTTAATCACAAGATCTTCGTTATCAGGAATAATCATTCTAATTACAAAAGGTTCCCCATTTTCCACTCTCTTTTTGGCTTCTACAGGATTTATTTTGCGACAGGTTCTATCATACATTGGAGGAAGTCTGCTTTCTTGTTTTTCCTTTCGTATTTGTTCCAGCCGTTCCTTAGAGCAAAAGCAATAATAAGCCCGACCCTTATCAATCAACTGTTTGGCGTGCTCTTGATAGATTGGTAGCCTTTCTGATTGTTTATAAGGACCTTCATCATACTTGAGACCCAGCCAGTCCAGGGCATCAAAGATTGCTTTTTCTCCTTCGGCAACATATCTAGTTTTGTCAGTATCCTCAATCCTTAAAATAAACTTTCCGCCAGATTCCTTTCGTGAGTACACAAAATCAAAAATTGGTTGTGAGATATTACCCACATGCAAAATTCCCGTGGGGGATGGGGCAAATCTGGTTATTATCATATTTCAAATTGTATCATAGAATAGAAGTATGCCCCCGCAAAGTTCTAGCGTACTCATTGCAAGAGGAAATAATTTAGTTGGTCGCAAGCTTACCGAAAGGCTGCTTAGTAGTGGCTTTAAAGTTAGTCTAACTGCTACCCCATCACCTTTAGAAGAAATAAAGCTAAAGCCTTTTTTAGATAATCCCAATTTTAAACTTTTAGCTTTAGGCAATATCGAAAAGATTAAAAAGGAATGCAACGATACCAAAGTTATCTACTATTTTATTAATGAGGCACAGCTCGATCCTAAAGAAACCCAAGATTTTGACAATATCCTAAATTTTGCAGTAACAATCAAAGCTCGGGTTATTTTAGTGTCTGATTTGTCTGTCTATCAGGGTGTTGTTTCATCTGCCAGCTTAGATGAATATTTTGGTACCAGCGAAAACGACGAAAAAAGATTTTCTCAAGTAGAGCATAAAAGATATTTGGAGGCGGTGGCATGGAAAGTCTTTAAGAACAAACAATTAGACTTAGCTTTAGTTCGGCTATCTACTGTTTACGGTTCCCAAATGGAATTTACCCAGTATCCAATGGGTTCTATGGTTAAAGATGTGTTAGAAAACCGCCCAATTGTGGTAAAGGGTAATGGGCTTTCGAAGCACTACTTTATGCATGTTGATGATGCAACAGAAGCGTTAATTAAAGTTTCTAGTCTTAGCGACTTTTCGGGAAAAATTTTAGTTGCAATTGACAAAAATCTTGTTGCCGAAATAGAAATTGCCTATCTGTTAAAAGCACTATCCAAAAAGAAAATCGAAATTAAATTTACTCCTGCAACAGACGAAATTGTGTTTACCGAACCACCCGCCTTAGATTTTGTGGATCTAAAAACAGTAGGTTTTTCTCCCAAAATTTCTTTAAAAGAAGGGCTTATGGGGGTGCTAGAGTACTACGGTTTTTTTAATTCTCTTCCCATTGTGGAACAAGTCTTACCACAGGCTAGCTCAAGTTCAAAAAGTTCCTTGGAAGGGGTAGAGGGGGATAAGAAAGAGCAGAAGGATAAGGTAGGGAAGGTTAGGTTTGCTTTAATTTCAATTGTTCTTTTTGCTCTGCTTGCACACCCATTAGTTTATACAGCTAAAGCTTATTTCGGGATTTCCTATTTTTACAAGTCTCTTAATTTTTTAAATGAATTAGATGTCGAAAAAGCGCAGTACAATGCTGCAAGAGCTTATAGCTTGCTCAAGCAAACATCCAAACCTCCTGCCTATTTAAATTACTTGCAGTTATCTAGCTTTCTAAAGGTCCATCTTTATGCGGTAACAGCAGAGATTAATTATTTAAAAGCTTATGATGCTTTTCCTGCAAATTACGAGGAGTCCGTTGCTTATACAACACTTGCTGACACCAATTTAAGTCTGGCGCAAACAGAAAGTAAAAAGGTTTCCCAAAATTTCTTAAAGTCAAAAATGAACCAGCTTTTAAATCTTAATAGCTTATCAGTTTTGACCTCTAACCTTCCAGATCTTGTTAAGTCTTTGTATCAAATTATGGGATACGATAAACCAAAGTCGTACATCTTGTTATTTACCGATACCGCAAAACTGCGACCTACGGGAGGTACAATTGTTTCTTATGCCAAAGTATCTTTGGATAAAGGAAAGGTTATAAGTGTAGATGTAGATGATGGGAAAGCTGTGGATGGTACGCTACAAGAAAAGGACCTTCAAACAAAATCCCCCGAGCCTCTAGAGGTCTTACAGAAAGAACCAAATTTTGTCTTTTCTGACATGTTATGGGAACCCTTTTTTCCAAGCAACGCAGGTTTTATTTTAGATACATTTAACAATATGGATAGAAAGGAATATTCGGGGGTGGTATCTTTAAATTCTCAAATATTTAGCGAGTTGCTAAATGTAACTGGTGAAATTTATGTTTCCGCCAACGATCGATTGGTAAACGCGAACAATGTTCAAGGGGTGCTTAAATCGTATTTGGAGCAAGAAGGCAACGGTGTTAGTTTTGGGAATAAGTCTTTTGTTTCCAATTTAGTTTACAATATTTTCCAAAAGCTTCTAGAAGGAGGTTACTCCCAAAAACACCTCCTTAGTATTTTGTACAAAAATTTAAGCCAAAAGCAAATTTTGGCTTACATTCCGCAGACCTCATTTTTTTCCAAAATGAATTGGGATGGAAACACTCAAGCGGCGTCCCGCGCCGACTATCTTTTTGTTGTAGATGCTAACCTGTCGGGGGCAAGAACTAACGATTTTATTAAAAGGGATATCTCTTATATTGTTAACAAATCCGATGTTGGTGACGGTCTTTCGTCGACCCTTACAATAGGCTATGGGCATACGGGAAAATCCAATGCTTGGCCCGGCGGATCGTATGTAAATTACTTAAGGGTTCTTGTTCCTTATGGATCAAAAGTGGTAGGCGCTAAAATAATTGATGCTACCAGCCAAAAAAGTACAAATATTTTAAACGGGATTGCTACAAACAAAAAAGGGTTTCTGACCAGTTTTGAGACAAGCTTTGAAATTAAAGCTCAAGAAAAAATTAAAGTGCAATTAGTCTACGATTTACCACTTACAGTTTTTGATTCATCCCGTATCGAAAAAGGTTATTCGTTGGTAGTTCAAAAACAATCGGGAACGGTAGCCGACCCTTTTAATTTTGTTTTTAATGCAGGTGCCGAATCGTTTAAGTCTCAAACGCTTTTAAGCGAGGACAGATATTTTGACATTAAACCTTAGAATCTAAAAATACTATTCCAACCTCTTATATTCTAGCGATTTTGTTTCAAAGTAGGTGGAGAAAATTTGTGGGATGCTGTTGCGAGATTGAATAGGGGAACAGGTCAAAATATCCACATGCAAAAGCATAAGTTCTGGCCAGGTGTGAATGGTCATATTGCTTTGACTAAGCACAAAATTAATTGTAATTCCGCCCCCAGGAAATTTTTTGTAGGAGCTGGTAACAGCGTTTAATTTAAGGTCCTTTAAAACTTTCTCTAGCCTTGCAATCAATTCCTTTTTATTTTCCAAAACCTTAATTGGAATCTCAAAGAGTCTTAGGGTGTGGTGCTCAATATAAGGAAATTTTGCAACGCTGGTATTTTGGTAGGTATAAATATCTTTCTCATTGTAATAAATAGAATCTGCCGTCGTGGTGTTAGTTGTTCTTAAAACATAAATTGAGCTTGCGCTTCCAATGCTCTTTGCTCCAAAATAGTGGTTAAATTTGTCAATTTTATCTTCGATGACTAAATTAAAAGAATTGATAATCTCTTGAATTTTTAGAAACCTCTCGTTCGTCTTAAAGCTTGCTCCAAAACATAAAAAAATGTATTTTCCCTCACCTTTTTGTAAACCCTCAATAGCCCGCCTTAAAAAGAGGGTAATTCCCATGGGGGTATAGGGTGGGTCGGTAATTACAGTGTCAAAATTTCCTGCTGATCTTAAAGGTTTTCTTAAGTCTGCTTCGACTATTTTTATCTCCCAACCACGAGATTCCTTCTCATCATTGATAATTTTAATGATATCGGGATCAATTTCGTAAACTGTGGTAAGACTGGGCTTTCCAACTAAATTTGCTGTAAGCGAGACCAAATCGTCGTCGCCCAGTATCAGTAGCCTTTTTTTGTCTAACGCCCCCTTGGTTTTCATGATCAGGGATTTGGCAACCGAAGTTTTGGGGGTGGCAAAAAACTGGTCGTATTCTCTTTTGGCAGTAAGTTTGTGTTTTTCTCTTACGATTTTAATCGACTCTTCAATCGCTACATCATCAAAGTTTACTAGACTCCAAATGTAGGGAGAAAAATCGTTATTGTTGATGAATTCTTTAGGAAGCCCGTTAATCTTGGTCAATAAGTTTTGGAGAGTCGCTTCGGGAACGCCAGTTTGTAGAATCAAATCGGAGAACTCTAATTTTCCAGCACTTTTAATTAAATTTAGAACACCTTCCACCTCGGCTTCTTTAAGCCCTGTTTGTTGTGCTAGTTGTCCGATTATTTTTTCCATGCCTCTGATTTTATCAGAAAGGACAGACTCTTGCGTTTTTGTTAGAAATATACTCATAATAGTTGGTAACTCCCCCTTCTTTAAATTAGTAGGAAGATTTGTTAAATCTTGGTATGAAAAAAATTTATGAGGTCATAATTGTTGGCGCTGGTCCCGCTGGTCTTTTTGCCGGATTAGAGCTTGCAAAACAGGGTGTAACAGATGTTTTAATTTTGGAAAAAGGAAATAGCATTAAAACCAGAACAAAGCAGGAAACCATGTGGGGAGTGGGTGGTTCGGGAACTTTTAGTGACGGCAAATTGCATTTTAGTTTAAATTTAAGCCAAGAAAGGCTTTTGGATTTTGTAGAAAGAGATGAGGCTCAAGAGCTTTTGGATTATGTAGAAAGCACGCTTTTGGATTTTGGGGTTACGGCTCCTGTTACCCCAACCAATCTGGAGGATGCTACTTGCTTTGTTAAAAACTGCCAAAGAAATAACATAAAACTTTATACCCGTAAGTGTCGTCATGTAGGAAGCGATGTTTTGCCTAGTATTATTGGCAATATTACAGATAGTCTTGCGAAATCGAGGATACAAATAAAACCCAACTGCGAAGTCACGGAGTTTAAAAAGGAGAAAAATATCTTTAATATTAAAACCAACCAGGGAGACTACCGTGCAAAAGTACTACTTGTTGCTCCTGGACGAGGGGGAACCAAGTGGCTTCAAAATATTGCCAAAGATTTAAAAATTGGCTATGAATACCAAAAAGTTGAGATTGGCATCCGTCATGAATTCCCTGCTTCGGTTACCGAGGAACAATCAAAGGTAATGTACGAGGCAATTTATAGTGTACAAACCCCAACTTTTGATGATACCGTTCGGACACTTTGCCCTTGTCCTAATGGTCTTGTAGCAGTTGAGGATTACGGGTCTTATATTTGTGTCAACGGGCATTCCAGTTCCAAAAACGAATCCCCCAATAGTAATTTTGCTCTGGTGCAAGAGGTGGTTTTAACCGAGCCTGTGGAAAACACCACTGATTATGCAATTTCTATCGCAAAGTTGGCAACAACTCTTGGCGGGGGAAGACCTTTAATTCAGCGGTTGGCTGATTTGCAGAGTGGTAGAAGAAGCACGCAATCCAGAATTGCCAAAAGCAATATTACCCCAAGTTTAAAAGACGCTACCCCCGGAGATATCTCCATGGCGCTACCATACAGAATCGTGAGAAACCTTTTGGAGACGCTGGAGATTTTGGATAAAGTTTTACCGGGAATTAACGCTGGTTCCAATTTTTTATACGCGCCAGAAATAAAACTGCGAGGCTCCAGAATTATAACCAATAAATTTTTGGAGACACAAATTAAAGGGTTGTTTGTGGCGGGAGATGGGGCGGGGGTTTCGGGTAACATTGTCGGCGCCGCCGCAACCGGTGTTATCGCCGCAAGGGGAATTAACTCTGTTTTTCTCAAAAAATAGTTTGCTTTATGTAACTTATAGCCATTGTTGTTTATCTTGTGTAGATCGTATAAAATTTGGCAGTTCAAAACAACACTAGGTTGCATCACTCACACAAGGAGGAGGAAATGAACACAGGTGCCGTATTGGTAGGGGACGCTTTTTGGGGCGACAGTGGCAAGGGTAAAGGTGCCGCCTGGCTTGCGCTGATGTATAGCGCACAGATAGTTCTTCGTGGGGGCGGGGGTCCCAACGCCGAACATGGGATCTTTGTGGGAGAGCACTATGTTCGAACCAACCAGCTTCCGCTTAGTTGGATTTTAGCAGGATGTCCGATTGCGATTGGGTCTGGGACTGCAGTGGATCCAGTCAAGTTGCTTTCCGAGATGGAAAGATTTGGTCTTGGTTCTGATAGAGTCCACATAGATCCCCGTTGCCCTATAGTGGAAAGCAGGCACATAGCACAAGAGGTAGCAGATGCGG encodes:
- a CDS encoding GIY-YIG nuclease family protein codes for the protein MHYIYLVRCVDNSLYCGQTTDLSRRVNEHNFDGKKSAKYTKGRRPVILVYSEEFATFSEALKRELKIKRLPKAKKEVLVNSGYSHEKRNYFIGIVPNGTDPI
- a CDS encoding phosphatase PAP2 family protein; this translates as MTYSKKILLNLTLLSLFVLLTLAVLTGKTHSFDQSFSFFVYSLRTSLLTTVMSVISFLGDIYAGIVISLLVVLFLVIKKHQRDAVIFSLSLIIVEIANHALKLIFMIPRPNVSALTVLHDFSYPSGHAMNNIFLYGMIVYYISRYGKSRSIKLYSVMGVCIWVTLIGFSRVYLGVHYPTDVLAGYLVGLWSLTTVLIVPTILTKKNWLSKSGLSHLGQFQ
- a CDS encoding nucleotidyl transferase AbiEii/AbiGii toxin family protein, with protein sequence MFPKALNETTRKNLALLGKSGLAKDFYLAGGSSLALNLGHRISEDLDFFSNKNFDLFQIVNSLSSLGTLTVDVQTTKTFLGNFNGTKLSFFYYELPLLKPTDDFLGISIANPVDVGCMKLDAISGRGLKKDFVDLYFITQEVIPLDGLLEMFREKVAKKNYNFIHLAKSLTYFDDAQDKVTMLKDYDWEKIKRFFLKKSQTVFS
- a CDS encoding glycosyltransferase, with the protein product MQNIVICGGHHNSALPLAKKFKENGYQVIFVGHKTTQKNNRELSSEYKEVTGYGFSFVNLIAPKFYRNKNPLKYFLLIFSLVNALAILIKYHPKLVLSYGGYLAVPVCLVAKVLQVKIATHEQTVTIGMANKLIAKVADKVFLSWSTTISLGEKYHFVGLPLREEILSILPRKKYGEFRTLFITGGKQASHIFNEFVFANIDNLVSQFRIIHQTAKNSQNNDYSLAQILMEKYGKNKYLAFDYCYGEDYSKVLQESDFLLSRSGAHITYEMAHLKIPAILVPIPWVSQNEQMLNAQTAKNYFPSVILEEKDLNWENFIDSATKLKEITHQDKHYKTVPTDAGEKMFEILSSNL
- a CDS encoding rhomboid family intramembrane serine protease; translation: MIPLRDHNYHITTPIITNIIIGLNVVVFLFTLLAPHGLGDYIAYSYSIIPARLDLITLITSQFLHASFGHIIGNMLFLHIFGHSLEDYFGHVKFLLFYLFCGVVAGLGQVAVSPGSLVPILGASGAIAGLMGAYLVLFPYSEVDVFIPFGLFSQTATVSAKFMLLYWVGAQFLYGIGSIGIGGGGIAYTAHIVGFGIGWLIAKKLPPKPEIIPPSSNYWQSRF
- a CDS encoding flavodoxin family protein — translated: MKVLIINGSHRKGNTDIITNKVKEELVINQIETMELVLRDIEIKLPDGCEQCANGGVCPNVKDEFSENIEPAIRDYDIYIIATPTWSDNVTPLTKIFWDRIVSWCSEDKMYLKNKKLAVITHGMANDKSWDNVINWVKSICVWEQCKFGSSLTAKSGGKVGDIELKEGKVKSFVLELIKQ
- a CDS encoding nucleotidyltransferase domain-containing protein; translation: MISRQKIEKIREICQSQPIEFLGLFGSMARQEQTKTSDVDLLIRYQNTSHPSISDHVRIEDQLENALKRNVDLVTEKSLNERLKPYVYKDLITIYGKR
- a CDS encoding glutamate--tRNA ligase, encoding MIITRFAPSPTGILHVGNISQPIFDFVYSRKESGGKFILRIEDTDKTRYVAEGEKAIFDALDWLGLKYDEGPYKQSERLPIYQEHAKQLIDKGRAYYCFCSKERLEQIRKEKQESRLPPMYDRTCRKINPVEAKKRVENGEPFVIRMIIPDNEDLVIKDLLRGDVHFNSDSVDDQVLIKSDGFPTYHLAATVDDHLMGITYVIRGEEWLSSAPKHVLLYRYFGWQEPIWVHLPLFRNLDKSKLSKRKGHTSVFWYKEQGYLPEALINFLALTIWGRDKEKEIFDLDTMIKEFKFEDVRMAAPVFDIVKLDWINGVYIRNLSVEELKNKLIQFDTTIKNLDGMILDKVLPLIKDRLKRLNEFWDLAGYFFNETKTPKEELIKLMLSESKLSAPLTATNLTYLSNLKPAHWIAKEIDEELHKFQKESGTPPRQFFMPIRIALCGGSFSPPLGEVIEVLGKSETLKRIEIAKEMLI